One Micromonospora sp. WMMD812 genomic window carries:
- a CDS encoding copper resistance protein CopC encodes MRRLPPALGRALSGLLALVLASAIAVVASAPPAAAHGTLAMSTPAEGATVREPLTTVQLYFTEKVAANAYFTITAPGGGRVDNGWTYAEPRPLDKPVREYFLVQGKFEPREYTTGFPAVVTVAHLPAVGQYSVSYLSVASDGDPVRGTLSFRYTGRVTAAPQGWSPPTGQPDPSLLAAVEQHGTSGHTSGSSAGAAAPSASSGPTAMAAPSTASDNGGIGWGPWAGVALTVVAAVAALVAWRRRPATAGRASGGRRASGPTSRQRGGGSRSGGGTGGAGRAGATRKAAGPGSGGKTTRPGPGGKAAEPGSGGKVAGPGGKAAGPGGKAAAPALVPARKGGAVVTARTAAATGPAKPGRMAATASTVASQDGDSRDATTGRPAASDPDDAAPTREPRPSNVRLALLVGGLVVTLLAGFGLGRLGAGNGTAASGAPTAPAAGAPAAGQAVSAADGHQHAPGTGPHTDPGDVGTALAAGTAVSAGGYTLQPVERSQPAGVRVDYRFRVVGTDRQAATRFAVVHDKPLHLIVVGRDLAGYQHLHPTMAPDGTWSVPLTLARPGGYRIYADFAVTAANGSPLPLVLGVDHLVPGAHTPTPLPPAQPQATAGPFAVAMEGTPTVGATAPMSFRVSRTNAPVQPQRYLGAYGHLVVVREGDLGYVHVHPEAELVDGAIKFWLTAPSPGRYRAFLDFQIDGTVHTAEYTINLP; translated from the coding sequence ATGCGCCGTCTCCCTCCAGCCCTCGGCCGAGCGCTCTCCGGCCTGCTCGCGCTCGTCCTCGCCTCGGCGATCGCGGTCGTGGCGTCCGCCCCACCCGCGGCAGCTCACGGCACCCTGGCGATGTCCACGCCGGCGGAGGGTGCGACGGTGCGCGAGCCGTTGACGACGGTGCAGCTCTACTTCACCGAGAAGGTCGCCGCCAACGCGTACTTCACGATCACCGCCCCGGGTGGCGGTCGGGTCGACAACGGGTGGACGTACGCGGAGCCCAGGCCGCTGGACAAGCCGGTGCGGGAGTACTTCCTGGTCCAGGGGAAGTTCGAGCCGCGCGAGTACACGACGGGCTTCCCGGCGGTCGTGACGGTCGCGCACCTGCCGGCCGTCGGGCAGTACTCGGTGAGCTACCTGTCGGTGGCCTCGGACGGCGACCCGGTGCGGGGCACGCTCAGCTTCCGCTACACAGGGCGGGTCACCGCGGCGCCGCAGGGCTGGAGCCCGCCGACCGGCCAGCCTGACCCGTCGCTGCTGGCGGCCGTCGAGCAGCACGGAACATCGGGGCACACCTCGGGGTCGTCGGCGGGGGCAGCCGCACCATCCGCGTCGTCGGGTCCGACCGCGATGGCCGCTCCGTCGACGGCTTCCGACAACGGCGGCATCGGCTGGGGACCGTGGGCCGGCGTGGCGCTGACGGTCGTCGCGGCGGTCGCCGCCCTCGTAGCCTGGCGCCGCCGCCCTGCCACCGCGGGCCGCGCCTCCGGTGGCCGCCGCGCCTCCGGCCCGACCTCGCGCCAACGCGGCGGCGGCTCCCGTTCCGGGGGCGGCACGGGCGGGGCCGGTCGCGCCGGCGCCACCCGCAAGGCCGCCGGGCCGGGTTCCGGCGGGAAGACCACTCGGCCGGGGCCGGGCGGGAAAGCCGCCGAGCCAGGCTCCGGCGGGAAGGTCGCTGGGCCGGGCGGGAAGGCCGCTGGGCCGGGCGGGAAGGCCGCCGCGCCGGCGCTCGTCCCCGCGCGGAAGGGCGGCGCGGTGGTCACCGCCCGGACGGCCGCCGCGACCGGGCCGGCGAAACCCGGGCGGATGGCGGCCACGGCCAGCACCGTGGCGAGCCAGGACGGGGACTCTCGGGACGCGACCACCGGCCGGCCGGCGGCATCCGATCCGGATGACGCCGCTCCGACGCGCGAGCCCCGGCCGAGCAACGTCCGGCTCGCGCTGCTCGTCGGCGGGTTGGTGGTGACCCTGCTGGCCGGGTTCGGGCTCGGGCGTCTCGGCGCGGGCAACGGGACCGCCGCGAGCGGTGCGCCCACGGCACCCGCCGCCGGCGCGCCCGCCGCCGGGCAGGCGGTGTCGGCGGCGGACGGTCATCAGCACGCGCCCGGCACGGGCCCGCACACGGACCCGGGCGACGTCGGCACGGCGCTCGCGGCCGGAACGGCCGTCAGCGCGGGCGGGTACACCCTGCAGCCGGTGGAACGGTCCCAGCCGGCCGGCGTACGGGTGGACTACCGGTTCCGCGTCGTCGGGACCGACCGGCAGGCGGCGACGCGGTTCGCGGTCGTGCACGACAAGCCGCTGCACCTGATCGTGGTGGGTCGCGACCTGGCCGGATACCAGCACCTGCATCCGACGATGGCGCCCGACGGCACCTGGAGCGTGCCCCTGACGCTGGCCCGACCCGGGGGCTACCGCATCTACGCCGATTTCGCCGTGACCGCCGCGAACGGCAGCCCGCTGCCGCTGGTCCTGGGCGTCGACCACCTCGTGCCGGGCGCGCACACCCCGACCCCGCTGCCGCCCGCGCAGCCGCAGGCGACGGCTGGACCGTTCGCGGTCGCGATGGAGGGCACGCCCACGGTCGGCGCGACGGCGCCGATGTCCTTCCGGGTCAGCCGGACCAATGCGCCGGTGCAGCCGCAGCGCTACCTGGGCGCGTACGGGCACCTGGTCGTCGTCCGCGAGGGCGACCTGGGCTACGTGCACGTCCACCCGGAGGCGGAGCTGGTCGACGGGGCGATCAAGTTCTGGCTGACCGCGCCGAGCCCGGGCCGGTACCGGGCGTTCCTCGACTTCCAGATCGACGGAACCGTGCACACCGCGGAGTACACGATCAACCTGCCCTGA
- the sodN gene encoding superoxide dismutase, Ni, with amino-acid sequence MRLSRFFTPRTVVSAHCDLPCGVYDPAQARIEAESIKAICEKYQANEDPEFRTRSLIIKEQRAELVKHHLWVLWTDYFKAPHFDKYPQLHGLFNEATKLAGAGGAKGSADPDVADRLLAKINEISEIFWETKQA; translated from the coding sequence ATGCGACTGTCACGCTTTTTCACCCCCCGCACCGTGGTGAGCGCCCACTGCGACCTGCCGTGCGGTGTCTACGACCCGGCTCAGGCGAGGATCGAGGCCGAGTCGATCAAGGCCATCTGCGAGAAGTACCAGGCCAACGAGGATCCGGAGTTCCGCACGCGCTCGTTGATCATCAAGGAGCAGCGGGCCGAGTTGGTCAAGCACCACCTCTGGGTGCTGTGGACCGACTACTTCAAGGCGCCGCACTTCGACAAGTACCCCCAGTTGCACGGTCTCTTCAACGAGGCGACCAAGCTGGCCGGCGCCGGCGGGGCGAAGGGATCGGCGGACCCGGACGTCGCTGACCGGCTACTCGCGAAGATCAACGAGATCTCCGAGATCTTCTGGGAGACCAAGCAGGCCTGA
- a CDS encoding acetamidase/formamidase family protein — MRHTLAPDDKTLHGHFSADYPPVLTIDPGDTVSYQTLDCWWSAGPYAGGLNRERPRAPQYQPDHGHALIGPIAVRGARAGQTLEVRVDKVVPGTWGTTVAGGWPSGFNQRYGVEDDGVVHAWDLDPVAMTGRNQHGHTVALRPFMGVLGMPPAEPGRHSTVPPRPWGGNLDCRELTAGSTLLLPIPVDGALFSVGDGHAAQGDGEIGGTAIECPMDEVSLTFDVRDDFPVTGPVARTADAWLTLGVGATLDDATFLALDSMLTLMQRLHDLSRPDAVALASVAVDVRVTQIVNQTVGAHAVLRDGVLG, encoded by the coding sequence ATGCGACACACCCTCGCACCTGACGACAAGACCCTGCACGGCCACTTCTCCGCCGACTACCCGCCGGTGCTCACCATCGACCCGGGCGACACCGTGAGTTACCAGACCCTGGACTGCTGGTGGTCGGCCGGGCCGTACGCCGGCGGGCTCAACCGGGAACGGCCGCGCGCCCCGCAGTACCAGCCCGACCACGGACACGCGCTGATCGGCCCGATCGCGGTCCGCGGCGCCCGCGCCGGCCAGACCCTTGAGGTACGCGTCGACAAGGTCGTCCCGGGCACCTGGGGGACCACCGTGGCCGGCGGCTGGCCCAGCGGTTTCAACCAGCGGTACGGCGTCGAAGACGACGGGGTGGTGCACGCCTGGGACCTGGACCCGGTGGCGATGACCGGCCGTAACCAGCACGGCCACACGGTCGCCCTGCGTCCCTTCATGGGAGTGCTCGGCATGCCACCGGCCGAACCGGGTCGGCACTCGACGGTCCCGCCCCGGCCCTGGGGCGGCAACCTGGACTGCCGGGAGTTGACCGCCGGCAGCACGCTGCTGCTGCCGATCCCGGTCGACGGGGCGCTGTTCTCGGTGGGGGACGGCCACGCCGCGCAGGGCGACGGGGAGATCGGCGGCACCGCGATCGAGTGCCCGATGGACGAGGTGAGCCTGACCTTCGACGTCCGCGACGACTTCCCGGTCACCGGCCCGGTGGCCCGGACCGCGGACGCCTGGCTGACCCTCGGCGTCGGCGCGACCCTCGACGACGCCACGTTCCTGGCCCTGGACTCGATGCTGACCCTGATGCAGCGGCTGCACGACCTCAGCCGCCCGGACGCGGTGGCGCTGGCCAGTGTCGCCGTCGACGTACGGGTGACCCAGATCGTCAATCAGACCGTCGGGGCGCACGCGGTGCTCCGCGACGGCGTGCTGGGCTGA
- a CDS encoding helix-turn-helix domain-containing protein has translation MTVFRMGEAAELLGVSVDTVRRWVDAGRLTAGRDEQGHRVINGVDLAAFVRSQAGDPESRAEESSARNRLRGIVTAVVKDAVMAQVDIQAGPFRVVSLMSREAVDELGLEVGTVAVAVIKSTTVVVEKSTATTGSSGRTGL, from the coding sequence GTGACGGTGTTTCGCATGGGTGAAGCGGCCGAGTTGCTCGGTGTCAGCGTGGACACGGTGCGGCGCTGGGTGGATGCCGGCCGGCTCACCGCGGGTCGGGACGAGCAGGGTCATCGAGTGATCAACGGGGTTGATCTCGCCGCGTTCGTGCGGTCGCAGGCCGGTGATCCGGAGAGCCGCGCGGAGGAGTCGTCGGCCCGTAACCGGTTGCGCGGCATCGTCACCGCCGTCGTCAAGGACGCGGTGATGGCGCAGGTGGACATTCAGGCCGGCCCGTTCCGGGTGGTGTCGCTGATGAGCCGCGAGGCTGTCGACGAGCTGGGCCTGGAGGTCGGGACGGTAGCGGTCGCGGTGATCAAGTCGACCACCGTCGTCGTGGAGAAGTCCACGGCGACAACGGGCAGCAGCGGGAGGACTGGCTTGTGA
- a CDS encoding ABC transporter permease, which produces MALLLPASLGLLFLVLPLAGLLARTPWTSLPQRLTEPGVLTALRLSLQTATFATLLCLALGVPLAWLLARIEFPGRRLVRALVTVPLVLPPVVGGVALLLVFGRRGLVGSWLDSTFGITLPFTTAGVVLAEAFVAMPFLIIAVEGALRGADSRYEEAAATLGANRWTTFTHVTLPLVAPGIAAGAVLCWARALGEFGATITFAGNFPGRTQTMPLAVYLALETDLEAAIVLSLVLLTVSVAILASLRDRWMSAP; this is translated from the coding sequence ATGGCGCTGCTCCTGCCCGCCTCGCTCGGGCTGCTCTTCCTGGTCCTGCCGCTGGCCGGTCTGCTCGCCCGCACCCCATGGACCTCGCTGCCCCAACGGCTCACCGAGCCGGGCGTCCTCACCGCGCTCCGGCTGTCCCTGCAGACCGCCACCTTCGCGACGCTGCTCTGCCTGGCCCTCGGGGTACCCCTGGCCTGGCTGCTCGCCCGGATCGAGTTTCCCGGTCGGCGGCTCGTACGCGCCCTGGTCACCGTGCCGCTCGTCCTGCCACCGGTCGTCGGCGGCGTCGCCCTGCTGCTCGTCTTCGGCCGCCGCGGGCTGGTCGGCTCCTGGCTCGACTCGACGTTCGGCATCACCCTGCCGTTCACCACCGCCGGCGTGGTGCTCGCCGAGGCATTCGTCGCCATGCCCTTCCTGATCATCGCCGTCGAGGGAGCGCTCCGCGGCGCCGACAGCCGCTACGAGGAAGCGGCGGCGACCCTGGGCGCCAACCGCTGGACCACCTTCACGCACGTCACGCTGCCACTCGTCGCGCCCGGTATCGCCGCCGGAGCAGTGCTGTGCTGGGCGCGCGCGCTCGGCGAGTTCGGCGCCACGATCACCTTCGCCGGCAACTTCCCCGGGCGCACCCAGACGATGCCGCTTGCCGTCTACCTCGCCCTGGAGACCGACCTGGAAGCCGCCATCGTGCTCAGCCTCGTGCTGCTCACCGTCTCCGTGGCGATCCTGGCCAGCCTTCGTGACCGTTGGATGAGCGCACCATGA
- the modA gene encoding molybdate ABC transporter substrate-binding protein, with amino-acid sequence MAGCGGEDPASPQPGSASSGVTGSVTVFAAASLTESFTRLGKDFEAANPGAKVTFSFAGSSALATQINQGAPADVFASAAPTNMKAVTDAGNADGAPTTFVKNQLVIAVPKGNPNGVTGLTDLTEPDVKVALCAEQVPCGAAAKKALDAAGVKLTPVTLEQDVKAALSKVKLGEVDAALVYRTDAKAAAADVDGVEFPESAGAVNDYPIVVLKNAANKRAAQAFVDHVLSDTGRSVLTAAGFQAP; translated from the coding sequence CTGGCCGGATGCGGTGGTGAGGATCCCGCGAGCCCGCAGCCGGGCAGCGCGTCCTCCGGCGTCACCGGCAGCGTCACCGTGTTCGCCGCCGCATCACTGACCGAGTCGTTCACGCGGCTCGGCAAGGACTTCGAGGCGGCCAACCCGGGGGCGAAGGTCACGTTCAGCTTCGCCGGTAGCTCCGCGCTCGCGACGCAGATCAACCAGGGTGCCCCGGCGGATGTGTTCGCCTCCGCGGCCCCCACCAACATGAAGGCCGTCACGGACGCGGGAAACGCCGACGGCGCCCCGACCACATTCGTGAAGAACCAGCTCGTCATCGCCGTGCCCAAGGGCAACCCCAACGGGGTGACCGGCCTGACCGACCTGACCGAGCCGGACGTGAAGGTCGCGCTCTGCGCCGAGCAGGTCCCGTGCGGCGCGGCGGCGAAGAAGGCGCTCGACGCGGCGGGTGTGAAGCTCACCCCGGTCACCCTCGAACAGGACGTCAAAGCCGCGCTGTCGAAGGTCAAGCTGGGCGAGGTCGACGCCGCGTTGGTCTACCGCACCGACGCGAAGGCCGCCGCCGCGGACGTCGACGGCGTCGAATTCCCCGAATCGGCCGGAGCGGTCAACGACTACCCGATCGTCGTGCTGAAGAACGCGGCCAACAAGCGGGCCGCGCAGGCCTTCGTCGACCATGTGCTGTCCGACACGGGCCGATCCGTACTCACCGCTGCCGGGTTCCAGGCGCCGTAG
- a CDS encoding radical SAM protein gives MQARTDLIEDLMGRFPHVPREAVIKEDLLRGGLAFDDSALTDNEGGDVKPKSYFIFSFDHRTLPELGAAALRRPPEEIVLTGGPYGLRRTVVSVRTNPDSPYRVKPDDDGRLMLFLDGRAIAEVGLPPMPDYYRHTLANGKSVMEVAPTIQWGYLIYLTAFRVCQYFGAKEECQYCDINHNWRQHKKAGRPYTGVKPVDEVLEALAIIDKYDTTRASQAYTLTGGSITSKVDGLAEADFYGRYAQAIEERFPGRWIGKVVAQALPRADVQRFHDYGIRIYHPNYEVWDKRLFELYCPGKERYVGREEWHRRILDSAEVFGPRNVIPNFVAGVEMAAPHGFTSVDEAIDSTAEGLQYFMSRGITPRFTTWCPEPTTPLGRTNPQGAPLEYHIRLLEIYRATMDANGLSSPPGYGPAGPGRAVFSVSSFMDSLPAEPAVQES, from the coding sequence ATGCAGGCGCGCACCGATCTCATCGAAGACCTCATGGGGCGTTTTCCGCACGTCCCGCGTGAGGCGGTCATCAAGGAGGACCTGCTCCGCGGTGGCCTGGCCTTCGACGACTCGGCCCTGACGGACAACGAGGGCGGCGACGTCAAGCCCAAGTCGTACTTCATCTTCTCGTTCGACCACCGGACGCTGCCGGAGTTGGGAGCCGCCGCGCTGCGCCGCCCGCCGGAGGAGATCGTGCTCACCGGGGGCCCGTACGGACTGCGCCGCACGGTCGTCTCGGTCCGCACCAACCCTGACTCGCCGTACCGGGTCAAGCCCGACGACGACGGGCGGCTGATGCTGTTCCTCGACGGACGGGCGATCGCCGAGGTGGGCCTGCCCCCGATGCCGGACTACTACCGGCACACGCTCGCCAACGGCAAGTCGGTGATGGAGGTCGCACCGACGATCCAGTGGGGCTACCTCATCTACCTGACCGCGTTCCGGGTCTGCCAGTACTTCGGCGCCAAGGAGGAGTGCCAGTACTGCGACATCAACCACAACTGGCGCCAGCACAAGAAGGCCGGCCGCCCGTACACCGGGGTCAAGCCGGTCGACGAGGTCCTCGAGGCGCTCGCGATCATCGACAAGTACGACACGACCCGCGCGTCGCAGGCGTACACGCTGACCGGCGGCAGCATCACGTCGAAGGTCGACGGGCTGGCCGAGGCGGACTTCTACGGCCGCTACGCCCAGGCGATCGAGGAGCGGTTCCCGGGCCGGTGGATCGGCAAGGTGGTCGCGCAGGCGCTGCCGCGGGCCGACGTGCAGCGCTTCCACGACTACGGGATCCGGATCTACCACCCGAACTACGAGGTGTGGGACAAGCGGCTCTTCGAGCTCTACTGCCCGGGCAAGGAGCGGTACGTGGGCCGGGAGGAGTGGCACCGCCGCATCCTCGACTCCGCCGAGGTCTTCGGGCCGCGCAACGTCATCCCGAACTTCGTCGCCGGCGTGGAGATGGCGGCCCCGCACGGCTTCACCAGCGTGGACGAGGCGATCGACTCGACGGCCGAGGGCCTCCAGTACTTCATGTCCCGCGGGATCACCCCGCGGTTCACCACCTGGTGTCCGGAGCCGACCACCCCCCTCGGCCGGACCAACCCGCAGGGCGCGCCGCTCGAATACCACATCCGGCTGCTGGAGATCTACCGCGCGACCATGGACGCGAACGGCCTGTCCAGCCCGCCGGGGTACGGCCCCGCGGGCCCCGGCCGGGCGGTCTTCTCGGTCAGCTCGTTCATGGACAGCCTGCCCGCGGAACCGGCGGTCCAGGAGAGCTGA
- a CDS encoding sigma-70 family RNA polymerase sigma factor, with translation MDDRTWAARLALAAGHGDQVAAAALIRTTQEQVWRFVAHLVGPDEADGLTRETYLRAVRRPPAFTADSSVHTWLLMTARRVVADQHRTATAGPPPARRDERQADTEDTVALRRLLDRLAPERREAFVVTQVLGLSYAEAAQILDCAVDTVRSRVARARDDLVSATADADASRSGRRSG, from the coding sequence GTGGACGACAGGACCTGGGCGGCCCGGCTGGCTCTCGCCGCCGGTCACGGTGACCAGGTCGCCGCGGCCGCTCTCATCCGCACCACCCAGGAGCAGGTGTGGCGGTTCGTCGCCCACCTCGTGGGGCCGGACGAGGCCGATGGCCTGACGCGGGAGACCTACCTCCGGGCGGTCCGCCGCCCGCCGGCGTTCACCGCCGACTCCTCGGTCCACACCTGGCTGCTGATGACCGCCCGTCGGGTGGTCGCCGACCAGCACCGCACCGCGACCGCCGGCCCGCCACCGGCGCGGCGGGACGAACGGCAGGCCGACACCGAGGACACGGTCGCGCTGCGGCGGCTGCTGGACCGCCTCGCACCCGAGCGCCGGGAGGCCTTCGTCGTCACGCAGGTCCTCGGTCTCTCGTACGCCGAGGCCGCGCAGATCCTCGACTGCGCTGTCGACACCGTCCGGTCCCGGGTCGCCCGCGCCCGCGACGACCTCGTCTCCGCGACTGCCGACGCTGACGCCTCCCGCTCGGGCCGCCGCTCCGGCTGA
- a CDS encoding GNAT family protein, whose product MSATRLLTLDDAPVLAELVRANRDFLAPWEPIRSAGYFTVKGQRGVIRADLEQYEQGAKLPHLVVDDSGRVVGRITLNGIVRAPSFLSCSLGYWVGAADNGRGLATTAVREIVRVAFDELGLHRVQAETLLHNVGSQRVLERNGFVQFGVAPSYLNIAGKWQDMAMYQVVNTSLSPT is encoded by the coding sequence GTGAGCGCGACCCGACTTCTCACCCTCGACGATGCGCCGGTCCTCGCGGAGCTGGTCCGCGCCAATCGCGACTTCCTCGCTCCCTGGGAGCCGATCCGGAGCGCGGGCTACTTCACGGTGAAAGGTCAGCGCGGCGTCATCCGAGCCGATCTGGAGCAGTACGAGCAGGGTGCGAAGCTGCCGCACCTCGTCGTCGACGACTCCGGCCGGGTCGTTGGCCGGATCACGCTCAACGGCATCGTGCGCGCCCCCTCCTTCCTGTCCTGCAGTCTGGGCTACTGGGTGGGCGCGGCGGACAACGGTCGCGGCCTCGCCACCACGGCGGTGCGCGAGATCGTCCGGGTGGCGTTCGACGAGTTGGGGCTGCACCGGGTGCAGGCCGAGACCCTGTTGCACAACGTCGGGTCGCAGCGGGTGTTGGAACGCAACGGGTTCGTGCAGTTCGGCGTGGCGCCGTCGTACCTCAACATCGCGGGGAAGTGGCAGGACATGGCCATGTACCAGGTGGTGAACACGTCCCTTTCCCCCACCTGA
- a CDS encoding ABC transporter ATP-binding protein, translating into MTADLTVQKADTQVSGPLLDARLIVERGAFRLDLPLTINPGEVVALLGPNGAGKTTALRTLAGLLPLSAGHLTLAGQELDQPSRRTWIPTERRPIGVVFQDYLLFPHLSTLDNVAFGPRRHGLNRHQARRQAAHWLERMGLAEHARRKPRQLSGGQAQRVALARALAVDPALLLLDEPLAALDARTRLDTRAQLHRHLAAHPGATLLVTHDPLDALVLADRLVIIEHGQVVQEGDAAAITAQPRTDYVARLVGLNLYRGNASGHSVLLADGFRLTTAGQHDGDVFVAFPPSAVALHPHRPDGSPRNAWPAAISGIQPNGDNLRVQLTGPIEVAADITPVAAAHLHLVPGQRVWAAVKATETRAYPAAPS; encoded by the coding sequence ATGACCGCCGACCTCACCGTCCAGAAGGCGGACACGCAGGTCAGCGGGCCGCTGCTCGACGCCCGTCTCATCGTGGAGCGCGGGGCCTTCCGGCTCGATCTGCCCCTGACGATCAACCCCGGTGAGGTCGTCGCGCTCCTCGGACCCAACGGCGCCGGAAAGACGACCGCACTGCGGACCCTCGCCGGGCTGCTGCCCCTCTCGGCCGGGCACCTCACCCTCGCCGGCCAGGAACTCGACCAGCCCAGCCGCCGAACGTGGATTCCCACCGAGCGACGCCCGATCGGCGTGGTCTTCCAGGACTACCTTCTCTTTCCCCACCTCAGCACACTGGACAACGTCGCGTTCGGCCCCCGCCGGCACGGCCTGAACCGGCACCAGGCACGTCGACAGGCGGCCCACTGGCTGGAGCGGATGGGGCTCGCCGAGCATGCGCGCCGCAAACCCCGGCAGCTCTCCGGCGGGCAGGCCCAACGGGTCGCGCTGGCCCGGGCGCTCGCGGTCGATCCGGCGCTGCTGCTGCTCGACGAACCACTCGCCGCCCTCGACGCCCGTACCCGGCTCGACACCCGCGCCCAGCTCCATCGGCACCTCGCCGCGCACCCCGGAGCCACCCTGCTGGTCACCCATGACCCACTGGACGCCCTCGTCCTCGCCGACCGGCTCGTCATCATCGAACACGGGCAGGTGGTCCAGGAAGGCGACGCCGCCGCCATCACCGCGCAACCTCGCACCGACTACGTCGCCCGCCTCGTCGGCCTCAACCTCTACCGCGGTAACGCCAGCGGGCACAGCGTCCTGCTCGCGGACGGATTCCGGCTGACGACGGCCGGCCAGCACGACGGCGACGTCTTCGTCGCCTTCCCCCCATCAGCCGTCGCCCTGCATCCCCACCGCCCCGACGGCAGCCCCCGCAACGCCTGGCCGGCCGCCATCAGCGGCATCCAGCCGAACGGCGACAACCTCCGGGTCCAGCTGACCGGCCCGATCGAGGTGGCCGCCGACATCACGCCGGTCGCCGCCGCCCACCTCCACCTGGTGCCAGGGCAGCGCGTCTGGGCAGCGGTGAAAGCCACCGAAACCCGCGCCTACCCCGCCGCACCTTCCTAG
- a CDS encoding zf-HC2 domain-containing protein produces MSCEQWREILSAQLDGEATAAEQAGVEAHLEDCDGCRDWLDQAAAVTRRSRLTVTRPGPDLTAAILAALPPAPPARRRPRARAVLTLRGALGLIGALQLVLGLVQVGRGPAGHLHTGVAASGHLWHESAAWNIAVGAGFLFVAARRTRPTGLVPMLSAFVGTLLLLSINDLLLGRVDPTRLVSHGFLLTGYLVVVALSRPRMWPDDPRAGDRGDRPGWRLRTDETPQPAPTPLRLAPPHPSSARTRDRRAA; encoded by the coding sequence ATGAGCTGTGAGCAGTGGCGTGAGATCTTGTCGGCACAACTCGACGGCGAGGCGACCGCGGCCGAGCAGGCCGGCGTCGAGGCGCACCTCGAGGACTGCGACGGCTGCCGCGACTGGCTCGACCAGGCCGCGGCGGTGACCCGACGGTCCCGGCTGACCGTCACCCGTCCGGGTCCGGACCTGACCGCCGCCATCCTCGCGGCACTGCCCCCTGCCCCACCGGCCCGCCGACGCCCCCGCGCACGCGCCGTGCTGACGCTGCGCGGCGCCCTCGGGCTCATCGGCGCGCTGCAACTGGTGCTCGGCCTGGTCCAGGTCGGCCGAGGGCCCGCCGGGCACCTCCACACCGGGGTAGCGGCCTCCGGGCACCTGTGGCACGAGTCCGCGGCCTGGAACATCGCGGTCGGCGCCGGATTCCTGTTCGTGGCGGCCCGCCGCACCCGTCCGACCGGCCTGGTGCCCATGTTGAGCGCCTTCGTCGGCACCCTGCTGCTGCTCTCGATCAACGACCTGCTCCTCGGCCGGGTGGATCCCACCCGCCTGGTCAGCCACGGCTTCCTTCTCACCGGCTACCTGGTGGTCGTCGCGCTGTCGCGGCCCCGGATGTGGCCCGACGACCCGCGAGCGGGTGACCGGGGCGACCGGCCCGGCTGGCGCCTGCGCACCGACGAGACGCCGCAACCGGCCCCGACCCCGCTCCGGCTCGCGCCGCCTCACCCGAGCTCGGCGCGCACCCGGGACCGCCGGGCCGCCTGA